The genomic segment TCCTGATGCTAAACCGGAAGACTTTGCGCGTCCGGGACATATTTTTCCTTTGAAAGCCAGAACGGAAGGCGTACTTAGAAGAGCCGGACATACGGAAGCAGCCATTGACCTTGCACAGCTTGCAGGATTTGAACCCGCAGGATGTTTGGTTGAAATTATGAATGAAGATGGAACAATGGCACGCTTGCCTGATTTAATGAAAGTGGCTAAGAAGTTTAATCTTAAAATTGTTTCAATCGAAGATTTGATTAAGTACAGAATCAAGAATGAAAGCTTGATTAAAAAAGAAGTAACAGTGAAACTGCCCACCGCACACGGGGATTTTATGCTTACTGCTTATACACAAATCAATACAGGGGAAGTGCATTTGGCTTTAGTTAAAGGTGAAATTAAACCTAATGAGCCGGTCTTGGTAAGAGTTCATTCAAGTTGTGTAACCGGTGATATTTTTGCTTCATTCAGATGTGATTGCGGTGATCAATTGCATCATGCAATGGAAATGATTGAACACGAAGGAAAAGGAGTTGTTGTCTATATGAACCAAGAGGGCAGGGGCATTGGGTTAATTAATAAACTCAAAGCATATAAACTTCAGGAACAAGGAATGGATACAGTAGAAGCCAATATTGAATTAGGGTTCAAACCTGATCAGCGTGATTATGGTGTGGGTGCGCAAATCTTGAGAGATTTGGGAGTGAGTAAAATGCGCCTGATGTCTAACAATCCCAAAAAACGCACAGGGCTGATTGGTTATGGTTTGGAGATTGTAGAGAATGTGCCTATTAAGATTCATTCAAATCCTCATAACGCTTGTTACTTGGAAACCAAGAAAGAAAAAATGGGACACGAACTAGATTAAAGGTTCTTCGTGTTAATCTTTACATGAGCATTGATATCTTCTAATCCTCTCAACAATTTCTTGCTTAAGGCTACTTTATATTTGTCAGTTCTTGTTTGCAATTTGTAGCCAGTTGCCGAAAAATATAAGTTAACAGGGAAATCTCCTTTGTGTGTTTTGAGTAATAAAATTAATTGGTTCAATCTTTCATTATCGGTACTCTGCACAGGGAAAGTAACTGTTAAACTGCTTATTTTTTGCTTACTCAGGTCTTGCAACATTCCAAATTCGAAATATTTAGTTCTGATAAAAGACTTTCCTTCTCCTGCTTTATTTGCATATTCATTTTTTACAAACTCCATTGACATAAAGACTGCTGTTTTTGGCGTAAAAAATTTAGCATAATTCACAAAGTCTTGGTCATATAGGCGAAAAGTGTAAGCGTCAGATTTGTCTTCTGCTTCAACAATCAAAAATGGTTTGTTGTTTTTGCCAATTAATTGTTTCACGCTCAAAACATAAAATGCAAGTAAAAGCTTTTTACCAATGAGTTTATGATTGTCGCGAAGTGCATATAATGGTGTAACCTTGGTTGCCTGTATTTCTACCTCATATAAATCTAATGGATGGCTAGAAAGAAACAGTCCGGTAATTTTTCGTTCTTCTTCTAACAATGTAAAGTTGGGCAGTGGCTCTACATCGGGGAGCTTAGGTTTGCCTATTCCGCTTTGAGCCCCTTCTGTACTTCCAAACAATGACACTTGAGATGATTGCTCGGCTTCTTGAGCCGCAGTGCCGTATTTTATTAATAGTTCAATACCGGTTAGCTCACCTTGATTCGAAATAAAATATTGGCTACGGTGATGTTTTTTGTCAAAATCAAATGCTCCTGAGCGTGCCAAACTGTCTAAGACTCTCTTGTTGAGCTGTTTTGACTTCACTCTTTTGACCAAGTCAAAGGCATCAGCGTAATTGCCGTTAGATTCTCTTTCTGTAACTATTGCTTCTGCAGCTCCTTCACCTACACCGCTCAGTCCACTTAAGCCAAATCGAATTGCTCCTTTTTTGTTTACCGAAAATTTTACATCACTTTCGTTGATGTCAGGTCCTAATACGTCTATATTCATTGACTTACATTCATCCATAAAGAAGGAGAGTTTTGACAAGTCATTTAAGTTGTGGGACAACACCGTAGCCATGTATTCTGCGGGATAGTGGGCTTTGAGATAGGCTGTTTGATAGGCGACAATAGCATAACATGTTGAGTGGGATTTGTTAAATGCGTACTGAGCAAATTTTTTCCAATCGTTCCAAATTTTTACACAAGGCTCTTTGTCTAAACCGTTTGCAGCACATCCTTTGATGAATTTTTCCTCCATCTTATTGATGGTATCAATGTTCTTTTTACCCATTGCTTTTCGCAAATTGTCAGCTTCTCCCTTAGTAAATCCTGCTAATTTTTGACTTAACAACATTACCTGCTCCTGATAAACCGTAATTCCATAGGTCTCCGCCAGATATTCTTCCATTTCCGGCAAATCATACACTATGGGTTCTTTGCCTCGTTTGCGTGCTATAAAAGAACTGATATACTGCATCGGACCCGGTCGGTAAAGCGCGTTCATTGCAATCAAATCCTCAAGTCTGTCCGGTTTGAGTTCGCGCAAATATTTTTGCATAGGTGGACTTTCAAATTGAAAAG from the Bacteroidia bacterium genome contains:
- a CDS encoding bifunctional 3,4-dihydroxy-2-butanone-4-phosphate synthase/GTP cyclohydrolase II, whose translation is MEEIKLNTIEEAIEDIKAGKVIIVVDDEDRENEGDFLTAARNVTPEVINFMAKEGRGLICAPISEEISNRLELELMVGKNTALFDTPFTISVDLIGDGCTTGISAHDRAKCIQRLIHPDAKPEDFARPGHIFPLKARTEGVLRRAGHTEAAIDLAQLAGFEPAGCLVEIMNEDGTMARLPDLMKVAKKFNLKIVSIEDLIKYRIKNESLIKKEVTVKLPTAHGDFMLTAYTQINTGEVHLALVKGEIKPNEPVLVRVHSSCVTGDIFASFRCDCGDQLHHAMEMIEHEGKGVVVYMNQEGRGIGLINKLKAYKLQEQGMDTVEANIELGFKPDQRDYGVGAQILRDLGVSKMRLMSNNPKKRTGLIGYGLEIVENVPIKIHSNPHNACYLETKKEKMGHELD